In the genome of Brachypodium distachyon strain Bd21 chromosome 3, Brachypodium_distachyon_v3.0, whole genome shotgun sequence, the window CTCCAATCCAAAATATAGTCGCTGTTATAACTGATATCATGGGTATGACTCTTTTTCCAATTATAACTGATAGCTGACTTGATGAAATGGAAAAAAGGGAACAATTGGACCTCGGTCACTCTCTTTCTGGCTCTCTCCCAACAACCACGTCACAACATATATACTAAGTTTAGGATTTGTTTTACTACAATGACGGGGCTTGTTTTTTGACAGGACAACGACTGGCTTGTTAATTTACGGGTGTGGAATGGAGGAGTTGCTAATTGATGGGTGTGCTACTACACCATAATTTTGTATGCTTAATCTTTGACAAACAGACGACACTGCCAATTAATCTTATCAATACACTATAGCTAGATAGTTGATCATTGGTGCCAATAAGCGTGCAACCTTGCAGATTGCTACATGACGGTAATGGCCAGTTCTTTTCAGATTCAGCTTCACAGAAACTGTGGTGACAATAAGCCCCCGAGAAGATTCAATCCAGTTCTTGCCCACTACACCAGTAGTACTGTGGTGTGGAACAGTGTGGAGGGGTGCAAGTAAGGTGGGCATGGAGGGAATTTCATGGAGAATTCAAGAGAAGATATTAGAAGATattagagaaaacaaattgtggtTGAAAATGTATGTCGTACTAATGTATAATTAATTTAGTGGTATGATTGCTCTGTTGGTTTTCCATTGTGATGGAGATCACACAGCCAAACGAATCTTTTGTAATTAACAATGACTAAAACAAGGATGCATGTTCTTTGCTTTGTCATGGGCTACTGGcatcacaaaaaatatattaagcCGGCGGAAAAGGACTACGGCAAGCAAAGAGTTAGATATATGAGAGATGTCAGTTCTGACTTCTGAGGCAAATTGCACTTTCATATTCCGCATTGACTTTTTTTAATGAACTACGGTAGGCCTCGGCCTACCTGACTTTTCCATTGCTACAGTGAGCCTAGCTCAATGTTTGAAGCACATTTTACAAATGGAGATAGaagaaacaaagcaaaataacagaaaagaaggttcctaaaaaaaaaagaaacaagaaaagcaAGAATCACCCAATGCCTCTGACAAGGAAACTGCAGGTCCTGATTTCTGTTTTTAACACTTCATCAGCACAATGATGCGCCCAAAGCTCCAGATCATCCGCACACCTGAGTTTAAGGGCCAAGGGCGACAGCACCAAACCTCCGAAAACTTTTGCATTTCTGTTCTTCCAAATGTTCCAGAGAGCAGTGATTTTGAAAGTAAGCTGGACTTGAGGATTGGCGCAGCACACCGTTGAAGGTAAAAGGCATTCCCAAGTACTGCTGAAATCCTAGCAACTAAAACAGCAACTAATATTttgaatcggaggaagtatcttATTACTAGTAAAAGTCAATATTGCCCTTTTTAACTTTGAGAGGGGGTGTAATGAAGCAAATCCCGTATACTGCAGGGTCACACTACTTAACTAACCAGTCGCCATGCAATCTAATAACCTAGCAAGTGCGGTAGCTTGTTTGAGAAACCAAGCAGCAATGGCGAAGGCGTGCTTGCTGCCTGTGCTGCTCATGGCAGCACTCGCAGCCACCGTGGAGAGCCTCAGTACCCTGAATCCAGGCTGTCAGTCGAGCTGCGGTGGCGTGGACGTCCCCTACCCCTTCGGCATCGGCACAGACAGGGGGGGCGCAGAGTGCTTCCGCCCGGGTTTCCGAATCGACTGCGTCAACAACACGCCGTTTCTTACGGGCACCACCCAGGTGATCCCGGTGCTGCAGCTGTCCGTGATGCCACGCCCGGAGGCGAGGGTGATGCTGCCCGTGGCGTGGATATGCTACAACACCAGCACATGGAGTGAAGTAACCGGGGAATACCATGGCGTGGTGGACTTCAACTCGGCCGGCGTGTACCGCATCTCCAACTCCAGCAACGAGCTCTTCGTCCTCGGCTGCAAcaccatcatcttcatcaacaGCGGGCGGCCCAGCCGCGGATACGACCACAGCTACCACGCGGGATGCATCAACTACTGCAAAGACCTCCAGAGCGTGCAGGACGGCGCGTGCTCCGGCATCGGCTGCTGCCACGTCGATATCCCGCCGGGCCTCACCGACAACTGGATGAGGTTCTACTCCTTCAGCCACCAAGGCATGGAGTTCAGCCCCTGCGAATATGCCTTCATCGTGGAGAAGGGAAACTACAGCTTCCTTGCGGCTGACCTCCATATGGACGCCAAGCAGAGGAAGATGCCGCTACGGCTCGACTGGGCCATCCGCGACGGCAACATCAACTCCACCGACTCCCTCACCTGCTCCCAGGCGGCCAACAGGCAGGAGTACACCTGCGTCAGCAAAAACAGCGAGTGTGTCGACGCCACCAATGGCCCCGGATACTTTTGTACCTGCAAAAAAGGCTACGAGGGTAACCCGTACCTCCGTGACGGATGCATAAGTAAGCCTCCCTCTTCTGACCATCTTCTTGGTTCTATTTTGCGATTGGACAAGGTATTCTGAATTTTAGCTACGAAAACGAAATATTAAAAATTCCAAGCCGACTCATATAAGGCTTCTTGTTCACAGACAAGATCAGTTAGTATTTGTCTATTTGATTTTAAAAACATATGCCAAGTGTTATtattcgaaaaaaaaaagatgaaaccATTGTATTCATTTCATAATCATCTCGTAATTTTATAAATCAAAACTTGTTTCAGCGGTGAGTATTCAAATCCTGAAATCAGCCTATTTCactaattattatttttacctCCGTATGTGGTATGAGTTTTGGCTGTAAGCAACTGGTAATGGAGAGTATGATATTAGTCTACTACTATTTCTATAGTGCAAAATATCATAGAGTTGTTATCATAGATATCTTATTTATTACTTTGCAAGGCTCATGGTTTTTGGGAAAATGTTATATATAGTATCATATTATGTTATTGCTATTATCTCTTTCCTCAGTTAATACTGCACCATGACATGAATATGCTTATGTGGCATTAGATGAAATTCCATGGTACTAACTATGTTCGCTCACTTTGCAACTTgttggactaaaatgctcCCATGCACCTCTCAAGTTGTTGGGCTACTCCGTATGTGGTATAAGTTTTGGCTGTAGGCCACTGGTAATGGAGAGTATGATATTAGTCTGCCATTATTTCTATAGTGCAAAATATCATAGAGTTGCTATCATAGATATCTTATTTATTACTTTGCAAGGCTCATggttttttggaaaaaaatatattatagtactccctccatcccatattaaatgactcaaatttgtctaaatatgaacgtatcttctatatactaaaatacgtctagatacatgtaatatttcagcacTTAATATAGGACGAAGGAAATATCATGTTATGTTGCTATTATCTCTTTCCTCAGTTAATACTGCATCATGACATCAATATGCTTATGTGGCATTAGATGAAACTGCATGGTACTAACTATGTTATCTCATTAGGAGTGGCCTTAAGGTCCGCGTTCCATTTTTATAGTGTTGGCACGTTGGATTTTTGTTTAGCTCAAAGAaagtgaataaaaaaaaagagaagatggTCATCCTTTAGCAAAGGAATTATCTCTCAGAAATTAAGATAAGACTATTTTCTCTATTGTATTATATATATTTCCTTAGTAACCTATTTTTCACTAAAATTAAATTAGCAATTAGTAATTACAAAGGATAGTAGTAAGACATAATGAATTGTACCAATTATTTGGAAGGTTAAAAAAAGACTACCTTCCCTACCATTATGCATGTCCTAAAGTATCTGTGGACTGGGGTTTCATTTTACTCCAATGGTAGGATATTCTGAACTTCAGCTGTAACAACGAAATATTAACGAAAATTTCAGGATGTCTTTCTAAATTATATGCAGCAGGGCTTGGATTTCGCACACAAGTGTTAGTCTTTGATTTTAAAAAGATATGTCAAGAGTTATtattcaaaaaaaagagatgaaaCCATTGGACTCATTTTCATAATCATTTCACAATTTGTAAATCAAAACTTCTTTTCAGCGGTGAGTATTCAAATCCTGAAATCGGCCCATTTCactaattattatttttaactaTGTAGGTGGTATGagttttttttcgaaaaggtaTGTGGTATGAGTTATAATGGTGTAAAAGTATTTTCTTACAAAATTGTTTGTTTAGAATAACTCTTACAAAATTGTTAATTAATAAATATATAGCATGTTTATTACAAAAGCACCTCAAACTATACATGGGCATGGGTCAGCTCGGCCtgcccggcccgaagcccgacATCCTGGGCCGGGCCCGGGCTTCACTTTCAAGTCCCAAGCTCGGCCCGAAAGCCTGAAAAAAGCCCCAAAATGACTAAAACAGGTATTTTTAAtaggaaaaataggtataaaaatcatttatctatttcaaaaacaattattttaatgctaaAATGGTCATTTTttcgggcttcgggccgggctcgggcttgaTTCCCGTCGGGCTTTATGAAGCACGGCCCggggtttgcccaggtatacCTCAGACCCGTAACACCGTTTGTAAGCATTGGTGTTGATAGCCCATATAGGGAGCGAGACATGCTACTATCGTTTGTGTCAAATGACACCGACAATTTCCTTTGCCCTATAAATTAGCACTTGAGATAAGATTAACACATCTTTTAAAGAATGTTATCACACTGATAATTTTTGGCCTCTGGTCATAGCAGAAAGTTGGGCCAATAGCGCAAGGCCCAATGTCTAGCTAGGGGGACATCCGTTATACCTTCCCATCAACCTGAAAGTTTGcgctcaaaaaaataaatcaacctGAAAGCTCTATAAAGTATTTGTGGCTTGGGGTTTCATTTTACTACACTGGTAGCATTCGATTTAATACAATTTGGATAAAATtcagctactccctctgttttattactactagtagtattaAATGTATAATCAAATAACATATTATCGACAAATATTTTATGATTGCTCTGATGAAAGTAATCTGATTTTGTGAATTTTGGCATTTTTTTCATAAACTTGGGAAAAGTGGATAATCCTACTGTTATAAATGAGAGAATGTAATTGCTTACATTTacttaaaaaaatgtgttaTAGCCAATCCTTTCATTCATGATGCAGATATAATTGAATGTGATAGGCTGGCCGAATTTCCTTGCAATGGAAAATGTGAAGACACCGAGGGTTCATACATTTGCACATGCCATCCAGGCCACACGAGTAATGGTGATCCAAAAATAGACCCATGCCATCCAACATTCACCCTTGCAGCAAAGCTTGCCCTAGGTATGCATGCTAACTTTACACTGAAATTTCTTACAAATATCTATCTGTGCATATAACTTCCATGGTAATGTTCAATTTCATTTTCTATCGTGTGATTAAATGCTTGATTTCCTAATTTCATCTGTACTTTATCACGGTATCAACGCATAACAGTAGACTTGTCAAATTGTTGTTGCATGCCGTAGATAAAAGGGCTTAGTTCCTTTTTAGAAAATTAAATTGACGATAATGACAGTACTTGGTAGAATTTAATAATTACACAATGTTGCAGGCATTACTTTGGGCGTATCCTTCTTaatagtttttcttcttttggcaTTCATTATGATCCAAAAGAGAAAGCTGGATGAACTCTTTGAAAAGAATGGAGGCAAGATACTTCAAAATGTGAAAGGTCTAACTATTTTTACAAAGGATGGACtaaagaaaataacaaaagATAATTCAGATTTCCTCGGTAATGGTAGCTTTGGTAAAGTCTATAAAGGAACTCTTTCTGACAATACCTTGGTTGCTGTTAAGGCCTCTATCAAGGTAGATGAGGCTACAAAGGCTGAATTTACAGAGGAAGTTGAGATTCAGACATACATGATCCATAAAAATATTCTCAAGCTAATTGGATGCTGCCTGGAGGTGGATGTTCCAGTGTTGGTGTACGAGTTTGCTGCTAATGGGAGCCTTCAGGATACTCTCCATGGGAACAGAACTCAAAAGATTACTTTAGACTCCCGTCTGGACATTGCAATTGGGTCTGCCGAAGGGCTAAGATACATGCACTCATATACAACTCAAACCATACGTC includes:
- the LOC100833084 gene encoding wall-associated receptor kinase 4 gives rise to the protein MQSNNLASAVACLRNQAAMAKACLLPVLLMAALAATVESLSTLNPGCQSSCGGVDVPYPFGIGTDRGGAECFRPGFRIDCVNNTPFLTGTTQVIPVLQLSVMPRPEARVMLPVAWICYNTSTWSEVTGEYHGVVDFNSAGVYRISNSSNELFVLGCNTIIFINSGRPSRGYDHSYHAGCINYCKDLQSVQDGACSGIGCCHVDIPPGLTDNWMRFYSFSHQGMEFSPCEYAFIVEKGNYSFLAADLHMDAKQRKMPLRLDWAIRDGNINSTDSLTCSQAANRQEYTCVSKNSECVDATNGPGYFCTCKKGYEGNPYLRDGCINIIECDRLAEFPCNGKCEDTEGSYICTCHPGHTSNGDPKIDPCHPTFTLAAKLALGITLGVSFLIVFLLLAFIMIQKRKLDELFEKNGGKILQNVKGLTIFTKDGLKKITKDNSDFLGNGSFGKVYKGTLSDNTLVAVKASIKVDEATKAEFTEEVEIQTYMIHKNILKLIGCCLEVDVPVLVYEFAANGSLQDTLHGNRTQKITLDSRLDIAIGSAEGLRYMHSYTTQTIRHGDVKPDNILLDDKLTPKISDFGLSKLLKGEYFAKTVVGCMGYIDPVFMKTGLLTQKSDVYSFGAVLLELITRKKNVYDENCSLIMEYQKVYEKERSGRSMFDKDIANEEDMVILEEIGKLALDCLKENIEDRPDMTEVAERLVMIRRDKKFGKKNNRKAHHIGNITMDDSPSSTEVRAIFSVASMANHNFSGNY